The sequence TAACAAcaagcaatagctacatttgttacaatagTTATTCTTCTTTAAATACAACATGTTAGCTCaagtccattaaataatattaagagGTACaactttgattttaataatgtattagtaaatgctgaaattaacatttactaaGATTAACAAATGCTTTTTCATTGTTAGATTTGTTAACTAATGAatcaactaatgttaactaatataacctttttatatttttttatttgcagaTTTAGATAGTTAGCTTTTATATATctcaatataaaaaaatacaaacatactAATAGAACCTTGTTGTAATGTGTTATTGAACAATAAAGAATCAGAACATTTTCAAATCAATATCTAGGGCTTGTTTTTGTCCagatttaaaagtttaaaaaaacaaaaaaacaaaaacctaattaagtatttttttttttttttcagaatttggTGCTGAGATGAACACCAAAATGAATACAAAGATTTGAATGGATGTTTTTGGAACTTTTAATTACAGTTCACTCTAAAAATCTAAATTCACAATAAGAAATTATTCACTGTATTTTGAAGTGCCCACTATTGCAATATCATACATGTTCATTATCGTTGTGATATATTCCATTACAGTATATCAGCACATGTCTACCATACATAAACACTTACCATATCTCTGCTTCCCATAAAGTAATCCAATTAGCAAGGCTGACCATCTTGCTGTCTAAAATCAGAGAAAGAAGACTGCAGGTTTGTTTACTGGTAGACTTGTCAGGCCACTCTGATATTTTATAAATCTGTTTCTTTACTGAatactattaaaacatgtacatacattttgAGGAAATACAGTTTCAATGATGTTTAGATCAAACAATAGCTTGCAAATCACTATGTTTATGGGTACTTGACTACTAAAAGTGAACAAAGTTTGAGGAAATACAGTTTCAATGATGTTTAGATCAAACTCTTGGGACATAGGTTATGGGTACTTGACAGGACATTCAGCAATGTCCTCTGGTGTGACATGCTATAATAAagtctaaaaaaatattttaaagaaaatattttcaaatataaaatacgGCTTTTACATAATTAAGTACACATTGTGTATGACCTCATAATTATTCAGTGACAACAGGAgctatttatatttttgtaaattcacCTCACCGCAGGACTATGTACAACTTTAGTCATTTAACGTTACCCTTATTCATTCTATTTAAACATTTGACACGTTCATTCGCTGTTATCTTTGCAACATGTCATTGTAATTGTCAACTCTGTTAACATTCCTGACCTTGCAGTGCTGAGAATAGGCAGCTAGCTGGCTAACACATTAGCTCATCCACCGGCTACAGCTGCTATGGGCTTGACAACAACCTCTATGCTAAGCTAAGCTAAGAAATTAGCGCTAGCAATGTGTAGCGAGCTATTTGCTGAGGATGAATGAAGGTCGCTGATATATACTAAcaagaataaaacatttttctgaATATAAAACACAATTTGAGGGGCATGTTCTTAATAAAAGCTGTACCTTGATGAGCGGGGAGACCTGTACGGGAGGAACCATGTTTGAATGGATCTCTTCAGGCAGGAGAGGAAGTCAGTCAGTGCGCGCTCTGGGCTGATTGATTCTACTGTCCGTACACCGCATTCATGTCCATGAACTTTTGTGACTTTTTAATAACCTTTTTAGCAGTTCACTCAAATATCCTACCTATATTGTGACAACTGAGTTGAATTCTAATTTATTTTAAGTATGTAGGCGACTCTATTAACGTTTTTAGCAGTTAActtcaatgtttttgaagtaCAAATATAATCTCTCAAGTAACAATGGGTAGTCTGTTTCACTCATTCATTTTAGAACTTTAGTAGgtctatatttattattattattattattattattactaatactactattattattcaCCATTTTAACATTCTTTTTAGCAAGTTAAATTAAATAGATGACTTAAATAGtgtgacaaaaatgtttttatagtaTAAATATTCTATATATCACTCAATTAATAtaggatatttatttatttagttacttagtagtagtagtatatgaTTTAGCAAGATTGGTCAACTGCCCGTGTTCATTCAAATACAAACTGTACAATCTGTATATGTAAAACCAATCTATAATTACAAAATCTTACTCtaagaaaaagaaagtaaaaataACCTTGACAAGACAGGTCATGGTTATTCTATAAAGATGAATTCCATCATACTTCCTAAATAGATATTGGAAGTCAGTCTCCAAGTGATATtacgtttgtttgtttgtttgttttgtatatCCTTGTTCCTTCCTTTTGAAACTATTTCAGGCGGTGACGTCGACAGAGGCGTTGCCAACACAGGTGTCAGTTTCAGAATCCTGAGGGATTAGAAAGCATGTTGGGACACTCATAAGTTAAATTTAAACACAACGGACAGAATGTGAAGTAAGTGATGacacaaaaagaaaacattgaaGTATTTATTAGAGTAACCCTGCTTAGCCAGAATTATTAATAtggtatattaatataaaagtaGGAAAACTTTTCTTGCATTAACCTCTTCCCTTAATAGAAAGTTATGCAGACCCATTAGAGTGTCAGAGTGATCACTGTAAATAGAACAATGATGCACTTCTCTGGTATTTAACAGATGGGTCACAAAAATACAGCTGACTTGTTTTGGAACATGACTGCAAGTGCTCAGTCATAGCAGCTCTTCGACAGGCTGACACATACTGTGGTGCTAATATCGGAGCGTTGCTGGAATGTTCTGAGGCAGTAGGCTATATAAAAGCATTGGGTCTTGTTAACTGGGACAGAAGCACAGACAAAGTCGACCAGCTCAACACAGCACCGAAAATCCACCAAAGATGCTTTGCCCAAGCACATTTCAGCCTCATCTCAGCCCATTCATGGACTTCCACTGGCCAGTACGCAGCCTGTGGCCGGAGACGAGACCTCTGTTCTTTCAGATCGAGAAAGAAATGATGAGACACATGCAGGAGATGAGGCACAACCTGGAGTTCATGGAACGCCTGCACCAAAGGATTTTTGACGAGATCGACCATGTCCCACCCATGATGACTTTCAAACCCATCTCATTCCAGGTCGGAAAGGAAGGAAGCCACTATGCACTGACACTAGATACGAAGGATTTCTCTCCGGAGGAGCTGTCCGTCAAACAAGTGGGCAGGAAGTTGCGGGTGAGCGGCAAGACAGAGAAGAAGCAAGATGATGGGAAAGGATCGTTCTCGTACAGATGCCAAGAATTTAGGCAGGAGTTTGACCTTCCTGAAGGTGTGGATCCTGAGACGGTGACCTGTTCGTTAAATAATGGCCAGCTACAGATACAAGCACCCAAAGAAGCTAATGCTGTGAGCAACGAGAGAGTGATTCCCATTACCTACAGTCCAGCTGTGAAGAGTCCTGCTCCTCAGAGCCCTCAGCCTGAGAGCCAAGCAGCTGAGCCAGAGTCTACAGATAACTGAGCTTAGCCTCTATGAATATATAACCCACAATGGAACAAATGACTACACCCACATAAAGCTCGAACCTAAATGATTGTAAAAGAGTTCAGATTTTTATCAATGCTGATTTATTAACTGTATTAACATTTTGTTCATTGTATTAAGATTTTCTAATACAGAAGTCAAATACTTCGGTTCagtaatatatttgtttttgttaaattgcaaagagaTGTTTTTGCCAAAAAGCTTATTTTGTGAAATAAACTAAAAACGAATCTGGTCCTGGGAATAACCACCATGTTTATGTAACTTGAAAGATATTACACAAAATATGATTAATTGTATTaagctgtatttatttattcatattttttcctTCCATTTTTGTCATTACAATCTTCTTCAAAATGCATGGATTAggctaaataataaaacatttcttaaagACATCCTGTGGTAAAAATCAAgtttttcatgttgtttatatttctatgtggtgtttttaatatgctttaagacaaaccatgtgcaaattcatgtcAACActattgctgagtattttctccttaaaattGCAGCGGAAAAAAGACCCAAACCCgcagtttgaaatcgctggtgtctgtgacgtcacaaactaccttgtaaccaatcacgtcaaagTGCCGACAGGCTTTAGCATATAATTTACAACGAACTAGCAGGGGAGTCttgagagaagccaggttatcccggtatatttttctgttaataTGAAAAATCGTTTAGATTTAGCAGTATGGCGGGTGTATGATATTACAATATTATGATAAAATATGCCTTTTTCCACTGActttctgagttgttcaaagcgtttctaaggatactgGCTCTCAGCTGTCGGACTCGTGAATGTGAACATATTTGtataacattagcaacacattattagctgtttgataacaagcaaaaggctaatcatattaattaccgttatgtgtccagTGTTTTAAAGAGCGATACAATTGTGCtgcatttacctcagtaagttgactgagtggatctctgagaTGGCATgagcgagtggaggcggggttaatttgcatattcattgatcagtgtatattaaatgaggcaagggtgtagagttacattcaagctatattgagtgccccagggatgacgcgtttttgtaggcaaaacccggaagcgagttagcattttaggacttccggttccaacgccgtaaagtctatgggttttttgaatgggtttttgttaaatcgcctgaaataaggtctgtggttaacaaagcctttaaatattttcacgttttgatctatgacataaaacacaccagttataacccacttgtgattttttaaacttttactgtgtcttaaaatcggcggttgctaacaaattgctaaaagggactacttcctttggcggggactttagacgtcatcattaaaaatgggacatttggacagcatttctcatgaaaaagtggaaaagtattcataacagcacagatcataatcagtgagcatgtttttaaatagagttgttttctaaataaagtttgaggacgcttggtggtgaagacgttgatccgcgaccatggtgtgatGTAGTCTATTTATaacctactgttagccttttatatctgacggctttatttaggcttcaaaatctataaatgttgtgttaacttgtaaagattatcttgatagacaaaaagtgtcataaccctctgttaaacacagagcttattttctgcgattttccaaaagtctatgggaaaaatgaataggctttcagccgaaggaacccgtgcgccgctaacttccgggttggcctacaaaaacgcgtcatccctggggcactctaggCATGAAGAATGTTTtttccacaggaaaaaaaaacaaaaaaacgtttaaatatgtcatcaaagatgagttttaagttTTTTTAGGGTGAAAAATTAGTAGGCTAATTTGGATCTCATCCACGTTAATGCTTTTACAAAACATTCTTAATTCATACAGGCCTATATGCCTACTTTGCTTTGGTTAACTGTCTTGCATCGTCGGTCTTCCACACATCAgatataaaaatgtttgtgtgttaGAAGAAATTAGGCGACATTTTCTTTTGGCaagtttgtaatttttttttaaagtttgagAACTTACAAACTTAAGAATTATCCATGTACCtcaaaaattcaaaaaaaaaaaaaaaaaatagttttctaTGGTtgaaaaataatcaaatgtaaacatttagcTCTCTTAATCTCACCAAAACATTTGACTTCTCCTGTGACGATGATATTTCCCAAGAAGTAAAGCGTACTAATAACTCCAACCCTCTAGGTGGCAGTACTGCTTTTACAAAACGCACTTCATTCGAGATTTTAGTTTGAGAGACAAATCTTCTTCCGTTTGTTCACCCGCCACAGACAAGCAAATGGATCGGGCTAGCTAGGATACTTTTTAAACCTGCAGTTTTGTATGTAATGAGGTAGTAAACATATTTTGGGGGATAAATTGCCAAGTAATTATCCTTGAGCATGACGGCAGTAATTCACGAGTTACTGTCCTCCGTTATGGGGGTGTTAGTTGAAAGTGTCGTGTCGGAGTTGAGCAAACATCTCTCTGACTTCACGACTGTCTTATCTGAAGAGTGGAAGCGCAACAAGGGGACTGCAGTGAACAAAAACAGACTTAAACAGGCGAATCAAGCCAAAACTGTAAGTTCTAGAGTAGATAAACGAATGCAGTGTCCATTCCTGTTCAAAACACGCTGCTTCTGTTGACTGACTGTTGTTTACATTGTAATTTCAACTGGCATATGAAAAGTGCACAGTGTAAAGGATATATTTAGAAGTCCTTAAtgaatgtatttaaattataaatataataaacctGTTAAACTTCCCTCCATCTGTTTCCAGTAAGCCGTTGTTGCTTAAATGGAGtgtattcatgtttttttgtaacATGCTTTTTTAAATTCTTGTTCGCTTTAAACTTCAGTTAGCACTGATTCTTACAGAAACATGTCCCACATTGGAAATTAACCAGAGATAACTACGTTTTCGACACACATTCATGTTTTTGGCATATGACAAACCTATGAATATGCATCCTGTAAAGAAACTATACTACTGTCTTctgaattttttaaatattactgcaGTTATacacaaacagctgcccctacTTTTTGTCCACATGCCAGATATAtttgaaaacttaaaaaaaataaatctatgaCCTTGTCATATGTGCTCAGCAAGGTTTTAATTTGTATGTCAACAATCACGACTTTTTCATCTCGATCACACAAATTGTAAAGAAATTGTTTGGTGTTTACATGATTTTCCTTCTGATAGTAGCTTGCAACAGCAGAAAAACAGTCAATActtcattaataaaaaaatgttttgtctcCAGCACAAGG comes from Chanodichthys erythropterus isolate Z2021 chromosome 22, ASM2448905v1, whole genome shotgun sequence and encodes:
- the hspb9l gene encoding heat shock protein beta 9-like, whose translation is MLCPSTFQPHLSPFMDFHWPVRSLWPETRPLFFQIEKEMMRHMQEMRHNLEFMERLHQRIFDEIDHVPPMMTFKPISFQVGKEGSHYALTLDTKDFSPEELSVKQVGRKLRVSGKTEKKQDDGKGSFSYRCQEFRQEFDLPEGVDPETVTCSLNNGQLQIQAPKEANAVSNERVIPITYSPAVKSPAPQSPQPESQAAEPESTDN